TTTGACTGACCACACACGAATGTGTGTTTCTCAGCGTAGCGTGTCCTGAGACTATAACCACCTGAAGCGCGGCGGGTGGGAATCGCATGGGACCACTGTTTCGATTGTTTGCGGACGCGGTCCACTAGATTGACGCGGTCGCGCGGGGGCGCTTCGCTCGCAATGACGGGTTTAAGGTAACCCCCGCCTTGGTCCTCCCCCTGAAGGGGGAGGAGGGATTAAAAGACAGATTTCTCCCAGCGGTCGAAATGATAAAAAAAGCGCTTGACGGATTGCTGGTGGAAATGGATTCCCTACCCGCCTTCGCCTTTCAGGCTTTCAGGTTTCGCATGGCTATCAGGCTACGCTGAGGCTTCCGACTTCGCCTCGGACCCGCTTCCAACTTTGCTTCAGACTCCACTAAAGCTCCGACCGATAAAAAGGCTTCGTTGGACAAGTCGCCCCGACAAGTAAAGGCAAAGGCATTCGGGAATGGCATGTTTTCTCTGAAGCGCGGCAGGTGATATTGGCAACAACGCTGCTACTTCGATTGTCTGCGGACATAGTCAGTCATGTTATATGAGTCAGTGCGTGTAGCGGGTGGCGCGCTGGATCGCGGCGGCCGGCTCGCAGGAAAACTCACCCGAGTTCGTAGCCTTCATGGTGGAGAGGTCGAGCGACATTTTTTCGGTGTAGAGGACTTGCTTTCCTTCCTCTTCCCATTTGGCGGCGTCGGGGCAGGGGATGGACGATTTGGTTTTGCGGCTCGATTTGAGGACGCGCTTGTAGAGGAGCGTGTCGCCTTCGAGCACGGGATCGGCGTACCAGTCGAAGTAGACCAGGCTCTTCGCCGCGGCGTCTATTATAAGGAGGCGCTTGTGGTCGCGGCCGGGCCATTCGTCGATGAAGAGGAGGCCGCCGTGCATGCCGAGGAAGGCGTTCGCCCCGCCGAATTCGCCCGCGTTGATCTTGTACCACGTGTTGTGGGGCCTCAGACTGCACGGGTCGGCGAGGCTCGCCGGGTGTTTGAAAATGTAGATGTCCTGCCCGGCGAAGTCGGTCGAGTGGCGGGTGTTGACGACGTAATTTTTGTACTCGTGGGACTTCCATTCGCCGCATTGCCTGACGGACGGCGTGTCCGCACCCTTCATCATCGGAGGCGGCTCCGGCTCGTTCGCGAGGGAGCCGCGGGCCGCCGCGGACAGAACCGCGAGGACTGCGAGCATGAGATATGTCAGTGTTCTTCCCGGCACGGGATATATGATACCGGCGAAGTACGCGGGGGCAACACACACGTAGTGTGTATTTACGACATAGCAGGTATGTATCTTCGTAGCGGCTTTTGTGCGAGGGGTGATTATATAGTAAAGCCGACACTCCGGATTGTTGCATGCACACAGAGTGTGTTTCCCGAAGTAGCGGATTCGGATGTCATGGTATCCAAAGCGCGGCTGATAGTTATGGCAATACGCTGCTACTTCAATTGTCGGTGGCTATGAGCCGCCGGGCGTGGCCAGCCGTCCCGGGGATGTATTGTTTCGCCGCATGGCTAATGGCTATGTAGTTCGTATATATCGGGAGAGGTGATAGGCGGCGAGTTTTTTGTCCTCGCGGCAGATCGAAGAACGCTCGTTTCTTATGAATGCCGGGAGGCCCTTGGGATTTATGACCCACGTGCTGCCGGCATCGTGCCGCGCCGAGGATTCGACAAACCAGCCTGGGAATACGACCGCCGATCTTACCTTAAAATTCCTGCCGATAGATTCCGAAAGGAATTGTCTCAGCCAGTCGGCTCCGGCGCGCACCTGCTCGACCGGATTGGGGCGTAGTCTGACGCTGCCTGCCGTGATGCCGGAACCGTCGTATTTTATTGTGGGGTTACCCCGCGCAGGTTTGCTCAGCGTTTTCGTTTCGACGACGAACACGCCTCTTTCGGATATGATAACATGGTCGAGGTTGAAGCCGCCGCAGTCTATGTCATGAAAGACGGCACAGCCTTTTTCCCTGAGCGATTCGAGGTATTGACCGACGGCCTTTTCCCCGTCCATCCCCGCTTCAGCAGTTTTAGTTTCTTTCGAGTATGGAGCACTTTGTACGTGCAGTAGCCTATGGTGATGAGGCCAATAACCGTAAACGTCAGAGGATGTATCCGTTGTCTCGAGAAGTATTGAAGCCATTCGATTAATATTAAAAGGAGCAGGCAGCCGCCGCCGACTAGATAAAAATTCATGTCGAGGACGGCAAGCCCTTTTATGTAACGGCTGATTCATTCGCCGGGGTTGTGAAGGGGCTTGGCTTTGAGCGGCGAGCGGCGAGCGGTTCTGGGTTTCGACGGTTGCATGACGAGTGCTGATTGTGATTTTAATTAATTATATAGCGGGATTTTCGTATGTGGCCGGCAGGCCGTCCGAAACCGGGGGTATAATTTTAAATTAGCGGCTTATCGAGGCGAATGACGGATTGCCGGTTTCGCGGGGGGCGGGGGAATACGGAATCCGGGGAGGAGCGTTATGAAAAATCTGATGGTTGCATTTGCAATGACTTTGCTGGCAGGCGTTTTGATCCTGAGCGCCGGGTGCGACGGCGACAACATACTGGCGCAGGAGACGCCGGAGCCCGAGCCGACGAACGCGCCGGGGCCCGGCGGGCCCG
This is a stretch of genomic DNA from Thermodesulfobacteriota bacterium. It encodes these proteins:
- a CDS encoding nuclease-related domain-containing protein; this translates as MDGEKAVGQYLESLREKGCAVFHDIDCGGFNLDHVIISERGVFVVETKTLSKPARGNPTIKYDGSGITAGSVRLRPNPVEQVRAGADWLRQFLSESIGRNFKVRSAVVFPGWFVESSARHDAGSTWVINPKGLPAFIRNERSSICREDKKLAAYHLSRYIRTT